One segment of Ascidiaceihabitans donghaensis DNA contains the following:
- a CDS encoding citrate synthase — translation MSRDEWISAEQACGELGVRKQTLYAYASRKVLRVMQDPSEARRSLYSARDVAHLAQSNRRPRARADVAAGSIRWGDPVLETRISGVHNDTLYFGSARAVDLAQSLTLEDVAARHMGVAVLELPDVGAYAAANGAFGTPMARGLAVLADMAATAPASLGRGRDALARDGAKVMAHLAYAMTGRTDGLLHSRLAKEWGLDKAGADLIRMTLVLLSDHELNPSTFAVRVCASTGGSLAACTLAGLATLSGPKHGGVAGKSLEALRAGQAGTFDNFVTAQAGLRPYSYGFGHPLYPDGDPRAHAILQALDAPICRTVQDMSVFLGIPSNVDAALSAMTLHYDLPADAALTIFALGRVAGWVAHAIEQSQSDQIIRPRARFTPAG, via the coding sequence ATGAGCCGGGATGAATGGATAAGCGCAGAGCAAGCCTGCGGCGAACTTGGGGTGCGCAAGCAAACACTGTACGCCTATGCCAGTCGTAAGGTGCTGCGCGTCATGCAAGACCCGTCCGAGGCACGGCGAAGCCTGTATTCTGCACGCGACGTCGCGCATTTGGCGCAGAGCAATCGCAGACCCCGTGCGCGGGCGGATGTGGCTGCTGGCAGTATCCGTTGGGGTGATCCGGTGTTGGAAACGCGCATTTCGGGCGTTCACAACGATACACTGTATTTTGGTTCTGCGCGGGCCGTTGATCTTGCGCAATCTCTGACATTGGAAGATGTCGCCGCACGCCACATGGGGGTGGCGGTTTTGGAGTTGCCGGATGTGGGCGCATATGCTGCTGCAAACGGGGCTTTCGGAACGCCTATGGCCCGTGGGCTTGCGGTCTTGGCGGATATGGCGGCAACCGCGCCAGCCAGTTTGGGGCGGGGCCGTGACGCCTTGGCCAGGGACGGTGCCAAGGTGATGGCGCATCTGGCCTATGCCATGACAGGGCGCACCGATGGTCTGCTCCATTCACGTTTGGCCAAAGAATGGGGTTTAGACAAAGCCGGGGCAGACTTGATCCGTATGACTTTGGTTCTTCTCAGCGATCACGAATTGAATCCGTCGACCTTTGCAGTGCGTGTGTGTGCATCAACAGGGGGCAGTCTGGCGGCCTGCACATTGGCTGGGCTTGCCACCTTGTCTGGCCCGAAACACGGCGGCGTGGCTGGCAAGTCCCTTGAAGCTTTGCGGGCAGGGCAGGCTGGCACATTTGACAACTTTGTAACGGCGCAGGCGGGCTTGCGTCCATACAGCTACGGGTTCGGGCATCCACTTTATCCAGATGGCGATCCACGCGCCCACGCGATTTTGCAGGCTTTGGATGCGCCGATCTGTCGGACTGTGCAGGACATGAGCGTGTTTCTGGGCATTCCGTCCAACGTGGATGCGGCGTTGTCCGCGATGACGCTGCATTATGATCTGCCTGCTGACGCGGCGCTGACGATCTTTGCGTTGGGCCGTGTGGCAGGGTGGGTTGCACATGCGATTGAACAATCCCAAAGCGATCAAATTATTCGCCCGCGTGCCCGGTTTACGCCGGCTGGATAG
- a CDS encoding 2-hydroxychromene-2-carboxylate isomerase, whose translation MTEIEYFYSAHSAFAYIGSSRLMEICAKHGASLVHRPIALSPVVEAAGGLSFAGRTRPHVDYYFGREIERWSEFRNVSIINHRPTYHDNALDLSNGMIIASIPLDVDTDALAHAILQAHWRDDIDLADVGALMDVAQDLGLDGRALLDAAQGDDVRGQHEANTQEAIARNVFGSPTYFVGGDMFYGQDHLELVARALEKPFEPNAFRNPE comes from the coding sequence ATGACGGAAATCGAGTATTTCTATTCCGCGCACTCAGCTTTCGCTTATATCGGCTCTTCAAGATTGATGGAGATTTGTGCAAAACACGGCGCGTCATTGGTGCACAGGCCCATTGCGCTATCGCCAGTTGTTGAGGCGGCGGGGGGATTGTCTTTTGCAGGGCGTACGCGACCGCATGTGGATTACTATTTTGGCCGCGAAATCGAACGCTGGTCTGAATTTCGCAACGTCTCAATCATAAACCATCGCCCGACCTACCACGACAATGCGCTGGATCTGTCGAATGGCATGATAATCGCATCCATACCCTTGGATGTGGACACCGACGCGTTGGCACATGCAATTTTGCAAGCGCATTGGCGGGACGATATTGATCTTGCGGATGTGGGGGCATTGATGGACGTGGCGCAGGACCTTGGACTGGATGGGCGGGCATTGCTGGACGCGGCGCAAGGGGACGACGTTCGTGGTCAACATGAGGCCAACACACAAGAAGCGATCGCGCGAAACGTTTTTGGGTCACCGACATATTTTGTGGGCGGGGACATGTTTTACGGGCAAGACCATCTGGAACTGGTTGCGCGCGCATTGGAAAAGCCATTCGAGCCGAATGCGTTTCGAAATCCGGAATAA
- a CDS encoding adenosylcobalamin-dependent ribonucleoside-diphosphate reductase — MTRFAAPIAEQIWDMKYRFKEADGTPLDTTVEDSWRRIARDLARVEDDVDHWENVFYGALEDFKFLPAGRITAGAGTARKVTLFNCFVMGTVPDSMGGIFDMLKEAALTMQQGGGIGYDFSTIRPKGADVHGVAADASGPLSFMDVWDSMCRTIMSAGSRRGAMMATMRCDHPDIDDFITAKSDAARLRMFNVSVLITDDFMEAVKANGSWDLKFDGKVYKTVQALDLWNKIMQSTYDYAEPGVIFIDRINAANNLSYCETIAATNPCGEQPLPPYGACLLGSINLARLVSDPFGDAAKLDQDSLTELVATAVRMMDNVVDASKFPLPEQEREAQNKRRIGLGVTGLADALLMVGQRYGSDEAARQTEDWLHAIARAAYRASVQLAREKGAFPLFDADAYLASGTMQMMDEDVRAEIKEHGIRNALLTSIAPTGTISLYAGNVSSGIEPVFAYAYTRKVLQKDGSRTEEEVVDYAVQMWRDKMGEAALPDYFVNAQTLAPSDHVKMQAAAQKWVDSSISKTINCPEDISFDEFKNVYMQAWDTGCKGCTTYRPNDVTGSVLSVSDDSANKTDATAPEVVTHDDAEPMQPHGDVIYMQDPLDRPEALEGSTYKIKWPDSEHAIYITVNDLVTGGHRRPFEVFINSKNMENFAWTVALTRMISAVFRRGGDVSFVVEELKAVFDPRGGAWMNGKYIPSILAAIGGVIEQHLVATGFIAGEGMGLKSDPQAEIIGMDRPKGKACSSCGSYELRMVEGCMTCASCGYSKCG; from the coding sequence ATGACACGTTTCGCAGCACCTATCGCTGAACAAATTTGGGATATGAAGTACCGCTTCAAGGAAGCGGACGGCACGCCTTTGGATACGACGGTTGAAGACAGCTGGCGCCGCATAGCGCGGGATTTGGCACGTGTCGAAGACGATGTGGACCATTGGGAAAACGTGTTTTACGGAGCATTGGAAGACTTTAAATTCTTGCCAGCTGGCCGCATCACAGCGGGTGCAGGCACAGCACGCAAGGTGACGTTGTTCAACTGCTTTGTTATGGGCACTGTGCCAGACAGCATGGGCGGCATTTTTGATATGTTGAAAGAGGCCGCGCTGACCATGCAACAGGGCGGCGGTATCGGCTATGACTTTTCAACGATCCGGCCGAAAGGCGCGGATGTGCATGGCGTGGCAGCAGACGCATCTGGGCCTTTGTCGTTTATGGATGTGTGGGATTCTATGTGCCGAACCATCATGTCCGCGGGCTCGCGCCGCGGCGCTATGATGGCGACAATGCGGTGCGATCACCCTGACATCGATGATTTTATCACGGCCAAATCAGACGCGGCGCGGTTGCGCATGTTCAATGTGTCGGTGTTGATCACCGATGACTTTATGGAAGCGGTAAAAGCCAACGGATCTTGGGATCTCAAATTTGACGGTAAGGTCTATAAAACGGTTCAGGCGCTGGATTTGTGGAACAAGATCATGCAGTCGACATATGATTATGCCGAACCGGGTGTGATCTTCATTGACCGTATCAACGCTGCCAACAACCTAAGCTATTGCGAAACTATTGCGGCGACGAACCCGTGTGGCGAACAACCTTTGCCGCCCTATGGCGCGTGCCTTTTAGGATCAATCAATCTGGCCCGCCTGGTGTCTGATCCATTTGGCGATGCGGCCAAACTGGACCAAGATTCGCTGACGGAACTGGTCGCTACGGCTGTGCGTATGATGGACAATGTGGTCGACGCCTCCAAATTCCCACTGCCGGAACAAGAACGCGAAGCCCAGAACAAGCGCCGCATTGGCCTTGGTGTCACAGGGTTGGCGGATGCGCTTTTGATGGTTGGGCAGCGCTATGGCTCTGACGAGGCGGCGCGTCAAACAGAAGACTGGCTGCACGCGATCGCCCGCGCCGCATATCGGGCGTCGGTCCAGTTGGCACGCGAAAAGGGCGCGTTCCCACTGTTTGATGCCGACGCGTATCTTGCATCCGGCACCATGCAAATGATGGACGAAGACGTCCGCGCAGAAATCAAAGAACATGGCATCCGAAACGCCTTGCTGACGTCTATCGCGCCCACAGGCACCATCAGCCTTTATGCGGGCAACGTAAGTTCCGGCATCGAGCCGGTGTTTGCCTACGCCTACACGCGCAAAGTGCTGCAAAAAGACGGGTCACGGACCGAAGAAGAAGTTGTCGATTATGCCGTGCAAATGTGGCGTGACAAAATGGGTGAAGCGGCTTTGCCAGACTATTTTGTCAACGCCCAGACGTTGGCGCCCTCGGATCACGTCAAGATGCAAGCGGCCGCCCAGAAATGGGTCGATTCCAGTATTTCCAAGACCATCAACTGCCCCGAGGACATCAGCTTTGATGAATTCAAGAACGTCTACATGCAAGCTTGGGACACCGGGTGCAAAGGGTGCACGACGTACCGGCCCAACGATGTGACGGGGTCTGTCCTGAGTGTCAGCGACGACAGCGCAAACAAAACGGATGCAACGGCCCCCGAAGTCGTCACGCACGATGACGCAGAGCCGATGCAACCGCACGGCGACGTCATCTACATGCAAGATCCATTGGACCGGCCTGAAGCGCTGGAAGGCAGCACCTATAAGATCAAATGGCCTGACAGCGAACACGCCATCTACATCACAGTGAATGACCTTGTGACCGGTGGCCATCGTCGCCCGTTTGAAGTGTTTATCAATTCCAAGAATATGGAAAATTTTGCGTGGACCGTTGCTTTGACACGCATGATCTCTGCCGTATTCCGGCGCGGTGGAGACGTATCATTTGTCGTCGAAGAGCTGAAAGCCGTGTTTGATCCACGAGGCGGCGCTTGGATGAACGGCAAATATATTCCGTCTATTTTGGCGGCGATTGGTGGCGTTATCGAACAACACCTTGTTGCAACGGGCTTTATTGCAGGCGAGGGCATGGGGCTGAAATCGGACCCACAGGCCGAAATCATCGGTATGGACCGACCCAAAGGCAAAGCCTGCTCAAGCTGCGGCAGCTATGAATTGCGTATGGTCGAGGGATGTATGACATGCGCAAGCTGCGGATATAGCAAGTGCGGCTAA
- a CDS encoding CoA transferase: protein MTDFASTIAAALGSSMPVDVTSTRHGLGHLPSVYAVTDLAAASIEAAGREIAALSGAQSTDVDRRLASFWFDMTLRPQGWELPSIWDDLAGDYATKDGWIRLHTNAPQHRAAALRALGCEGTKDAVTNAVAKRHKTELESAVIAQNGCAAAMLTEDEWAAHPQGKAVLSEPLIAWETTGKTSPAPLGSLENVRILDLTRILAGPVATRFLAGFGAEVLRIDPLDWEEPAAEPEVTLGKRCAGLDLRDTADRKSFQTLLAQADVLVHGYRADALEGLGLGSDTRAAINPNCIDVCLNAYGWSGPWTNRRGFDSLVQMSAGIAASGMQAANAPRPKPLPVQALDHATGYLMAAAVIRGLRIRAATGDVMAAKLSLARTARLLVDAGPRNDAEMLAPETLTDCAPHIEQTVWGPSQRITFPLSVSGATPHWRYPAGPLKTAEPVWT, encoded by the coding sequence ATGACAGATTTTGCATCAACGATCGCCGCGGCCCTAGGGTCTTCCATGCCAGTGGACGTCACCAGCACACGGCACGGTTTGGGTCATTTGCCTTCAGTTTATGCAGTGACCGACTTGGCCGCAGCGTCGATTGAGGCGGCAGGGCGCGAGATCGCGGCCTTAAGCGGGGCGCAGTCAACTGACGTAGATCGCCGCCTTGCGTCCTTCTGGTTTGACATGACTTTACGTCCGCAAGGCTGGGAATTGCCATCTATCTGGGATGATCTGGCGGGCGACTATGCGACAAAGGATGGGTGGATCAGGTTGCACACCAACGCGCCGCAGCACCGCGCAGCTGCCTTGCGGGCATTGGGCTGTGAAGGCACCAAAGATGCTGTTACAAACGCTGTTGCCAAACGTCACAAAACCGAATTGGAAAGTGCTGTCATCGCCCAAAACGGGTGCGCTGCCGCTATGTTGACCGAAGATGAATGGGCCGCACACCCCCAGGGCAAGGCCGTTCTGTCCGAGCCTTTGATCGCATGGGAAACAACAGGAAAAACCAGCCCCGCGCCCCTTGGATCATTGGAAAACGTGCGGATTTTGGACCTAACCCGCATTCTTGCAGGCCCCGTCGCAACACGGTTTTTGGCAGGGTTCGGCGCAGAAGTGTTGCGCATTGATCCGCTGGATTGGGAAGAGCCTGCAGCAGAACCCGAAGTGACACTAGGCAAACGCTGTGCTGGTCTTGATTTACGCGACACTGCGGATCGCAAGAGTTTCCAGACACTTCTGGCGCAAGCTGATGTACTGGTGCATGGCTACCGCGCCGATGCTTTGGAAGGTCTTGGACTTGGTTCAGACACACGGGCTGCAATCAATCCGAACTGCATCGATGTCTGCTTGAACGCTTACGGGTGGTCCGGACCATGGACGAACAGACGCGGCTTTGACAGCCTTGTGCAAATGAGCGCGGGCATCGCGGCCTCTGGTATGCAGGCTGCAAACGCGCCCCGTCCCAAACCCTTGCCGGTGCAAGCCCTTGATCACGCTACAGGCTATCTGATGGCGGCCGCAGTAATACGTGGACTGCGCATTAGGGCTGCGACGGGCGATGTGATGGCAGCCAAACTGTCACTGGCCCGCACCGCGCGATTGTTGGTGGATGCTGGACCGCGAAACGACGCTGAAATGTTGGCACCAGAAACCTTAACCGACTGCGCACCCCATATCGAACAGACCGTTTGGGGCCCAAGCCAACGGATCACATTTCCACTGTCCGTTTCAGGAGCTACACCGCATTGGCGCTACCCGGCAGGCCCTTTGAAAACAGCAGAACCAGTCTGGACTTGA
- a CDS encoding NUDIX domain-containing protein: MGNKRHSLAVFIGRFQPFHIGHHDVVASMVSCADSLLILVGSAYRARSWKNPFSYAERTDFIRQGCSDIRLPVDILPLVDTLYNDRAWATNVRTAVQLHMRAKGLDAADTDILLTGFEKDQSSRYLRWFPEWKMIAADAKEHDGQIINATEMREQLFFGPAELDRFGASHMALAQDWIAQNPKPVAQIKAEAVFVKSYRARTAQAEAVFGYPIPINTADSVVVQSGHVLLVERKSEPGRGLWALPGGHIDQGETALDAAVRELYEEAGLDMPKGAMRSRLTARRVFDHPERSERGWVRTEAFVFELQDRAKLEKIKPGSDAINAAWVPITAITPDAMFEDHFDILQALVPDVPFAYASIVMAHA; the protein is encoded by the coding sequence ATGGGCAATAAACGCCATTCCTTGGCCGTGTTTATCGGTCGTTTTCAACCTTTTCACATAGGTCACCATGATGTGGTGGCGTCGATGGTTTCATGTGCTGACAGCCTGCTGATTCTGGTGGGCAGCGCGTATCGTGCACGGTCGTGGAAAAATCCGTTCAGCTATGCGGAGCGCACAGATTTTATCCGGCAAGGTTGTTCTGACATCCGGTTGCCTGTCGATATCTTGCCGCTGGTCGATACGCTTTACAATGACCGCGCGTGGGCCACCAATGTGCGCACAGCCGTCCAGTTGCATATGCGGGCCAAAGGTCTTGATGCGGCAGACACCGACATTCTGTTGACGGGGTTTGAAAAGGATCAATCCTCAAGGTATTTGCGTTGGTTCCCCGAATGGAAAATGATTGCAGCTGATGCAAAAGAGCATGACGGGCAGATCATCAACGCCACTGAAATGCGTGAACAGTTGTTCTTTGGACCTGCAGAGCTGGACCGCTTTGGGGCCAGCCACATGGCCTTGGCACAAGACTGGATCGCACAGAACCCCAAGCCAGTCGCACAGATCAAGGCAGAAGCCGTTTTTGTGAAATCCTACCGTGCCCGCACCGCGCAGGCCGAAGCCGTTTTTGGCTATCCGATCCCCATCAACACCGCCGACAGCGTTGTGGTGCAATCGGGCCATGTTTTGTTGGTTGAGCGCAAATCAGAACCGGGGCGTGGTCTTTGGGCCTTGCCGGGGGGGCATATTGATCAAGGTGAGACTGCGTTGGATGCCGCCGTGCGGGAACTTTACGAAGAAGCGGGCCTTGATATGCCCAAAGGGGCCATGCGCAGTCGTTTGACTGCAAGGCGTGTGTTTGACCATCCGGAACGGTCTGAACGTGGGTGGGTACGCACCGAGGCGTTTGTGTTTGAACTGCAAGACCGCGCAAAGCTGGAAAAGATCAAACCCGGCAGTGATGCGATAAATGCGGCTTGGGTGCCGATCACAGCCATTACCCCTGACGCGATGTTCGAAGACCACTTCGATATCTTGCAAGCCTTGGTGCCTGATGTGCCTTTTGCCTACGCCTCGATTGTGATGGCGCACGCCTAA
- a CDS encoding nicotinate phosphoribosyltransferase: MTALFAQALNVQNPLFDTDSYKYSHATQYPQGTDYVSSYIEPRKGWDGIDDVMFFGLQVELAKLAKIRVTQAMIDEAAPVLAAHGLSLYVEGWQRIVDAHAGRLPVLIEALPEGTLAPVGVPQMRIQNTDPACWWLPSFLETRLLRAVWYPSTVATLSHYVVGKIRAAMIETDGSDEGAEFKLHDFGARGASSAQTAALGGLAHLVSSMGTDTAMALVYARNFYGADMAGFSIPATEHSTMTAMGEDGELAQMRDLLAAHPSGLLACVSDSYDLMRAVRDYWGDALKEAVLARDGVLVVRPDSGDPLQIVPDVIEALMAKFGYTTTAQGYRLLNEKVRVIQGDGVNRFSIVEIMKVMMQRGLAIGNIAFGMGGGLLQKVDRDCFGYSMKASALQRGGVWHDVYKDPVTAEGAKTSKRGRQGVMRSDNGAMVARRLENIPEGADALCPVFRDGRLLNVQTLQEVRQRAWPDKFGA, from the coding sequence ATGACTGCATTGTTTGCGCAGGCACTTAACGTGCAAAATCCGCTGTTTGACACCGACAGCTATAAATATTCCCACGCAACCCAATATCCGCAGGGCACTGATTATGTGTCGTCTTACATCGAGCCGCGCAAAGGCTGGGATGGCATCGACGACGTGATGTTCTTCGGGTTGCAGGTGGAATTGGCGAAACTTGCCAAGATCCGCGTCACCCAAGCCATGATAGATGAGGCTGCGCCTGTTTTGGCAGCCCACGGTTTGTCGCTTTATGTGGAAGGTTGGCAGCGTATCGTGGACGCCCACGCGGGCCGTTTGCCTGTGTTGATCGAAGCGTTGCCCGAAGGCACTTTGGCCCCGGTGGGTGTGCCGCAGATGCGCATCCAAAACACCGATCCCGCATGTTGGTGGTTGCCGTCGTTTTTAGAAACCCGCCTGTTGAGGGCCGTTTGGTACCCATCGACTGTAGCGACCCTGTCGCATTATGTGGTGGGCAAAATCCGTGCAGCGATGATTGAAACTGACGGGTCAGACGAGGGCGCGGAATTCAAGCTGCATGATTTCGGGGCGCGGGGCGCATCCAGTGCACAGACTGCCGCGCTGGGCGGCTTGGCGCACCTTGTCAGCTCCATGGGCACCGATACCGCGATGGCTCTGGTTTATGCGCGCAACTTTTATGGGGCTGATATGGCGGGGTTTTCGATCCCGGCGACCGAACACTCGACCATGACTGCGATGGGCGAAGATGGCGAATTGGCACAGATGCGTGATCTTTTGGCGGCGCACCCATCAGGTTTATTGGCTTGTGTGTCCGACAGCTATGACCTGATGCGGGCTGTCCGCGACTATTGGGGGGACGCATTGAAAGAGGCCGTTTTGGCGCGTGACGGCGTGTTGGTGGTGCGCCCCGACAGTGGCGATCCATTACAGATCGTACCAGATGTGATTGAGGCGTTGATGGCCAAGTTCGGCTACACCACCACTGCCCAAGGTTACCGGTTGCTGAATGAAAAAGTACGGGTGATCCAGGGCGACGGGGTGAACAGGTTTTCCATCGTCGAGATTATGAAAGTCATGATGCAGCGCGGCCTTGCCATCGGCAATATCGCCTTTGGTATGGGCGGTGGTTTGCTGCAAAAGGTGGATCGCGATTGCTTTGGTTACTCCATGAAGGCTTCCGCCCTGCAACGGGGTGGGGTGTGGCATGATGTATACAAAGACCCGGTGACCGCTGAAGGGGCGAAAACCTCAAAGCGGGGGCGGCAAGGCGTCATGCGCAGTGACAATGGCGCCATGGTCGCACGGCGGCTTGAAAACATTCCTGAGGGTGCCGATGCATTGTGTCCGGTGTTTCGCGACGGGCGTCTGCTGAACGTCCAAACCTTGCAAGAGGTGCGGCAACGGGCTTGGCCGGACAAGTTTGGGGCATAA
- a CDS encoding lipid A-modifier LpxR family protein codes for MLRSFLVGLLAFAMPLIPAAFADDATQSATNADVVFPEDAHKKRTRIGYGRLITNDFFGDGEDRWRTGGVQTSRVWGPHWDGALPRQIGALIELRLGAEVLAPANLVTPGAGDRPYAGALSAGLHTHYGWNALEVSMGADLVFVGPDTGLLDLQSGLHDLLGVREPSAATEAGQIQNTIRPTVVVELGKTHKLSDSVALRPFIEGRAGDETLLRAGFDLAFGQVGRGELMTRDKVTGHLYRTIRSDWTGYSFVLGADVAHVADSIYLPESGGFALSDSRERVRAGVHWQGESGRAGFYGLTWLGKEFEGQEESQVIGSIRFNLEF; via the coding sequence ATGCTTCGCAGTTTTTTGGTAGGGCTACTTGCCTTTGCCATGCCTTTGATCCCCGCCGCGTTTGCGGATGATGCAACGCAATCCGCTACAAATGCGGATGTGGTGTTTCCCGAAGATGCCCATAAGAAACGCACACGCATTGGCTATGGGCGATTGATAACCAACGATTTCTTTGGGGATGGCGAAGACCGGTGGCGCACGGGCGGGGTGCAAACCTCGCGTGTTTGGGGGCCACATTGGGATGGCGCTTTGCCTCGGCAAATCGGCGCATTGATCGAATTGCGATTGGGGGCAGAGGTTCTTGCGCCTGCCAACTTGGTGACGCCAGGGGCAGGGGATCGCCCCTATGCCGGCGCTTTAAGTGCGGGTTTGCATACGCACTACGGCTGGAACGCCCTTGAAGTTTCGATGGGTGCTGATTTGGTTTTTGTTGGTCCCGACACGGGGCTGTTGGATCTCCAAAGCGGGCTGCATGACCTTTTGGGTGTGCGTGAACCTTCTGCGGCAACGGAAGCCGGGCAAATTCAAAACACAATCCGTCCAACGGTCGTTGTTGAATTGGGCAAGACACATAAACTGAGTGACAGCGTGGCGCTGCGCCCGTTCATCGAGGGACGGGCAGGCGATGAAACTTTGCTGCGGGCCGGATTTGATTTGGCTTTCGGGCAAGTCGGACGTGGCGAACTGATGACACGCGACAAGGTGACGGGGCATCTTTACCGCACAATCCGAAGTGACTGGACAGGATATAGCTTTGTGCTTGGCGCGGATGTGGCCCATGTGGCGGACAGTATTTATTTACCCGAAAGTGGTGGGTTCGCGTTAAGCGACAGTCGCGAACGTGTACGTGCAGGCGTCCACTGGCAAGGCGAAAGCGGACGTGCCGGCTTTTATGGGCTGACATGGCTGGGAAAAGAGTTTGAAGGACAGGAAGAATCGCAGGTCATCGGGTCGATCAGATTCAACCTAGAGTTCTAA
- a CDS encoding DUF1489 family protein, producing the protein MSSHINIIKLSVGTENVEGLAAWQATKRAQAPDGSPRHVTRMWPKREAEILNGGSIYWVIKGVIQCRQKILRLDEYIGSDGIRRCSIVSDPKLIRTQGSLKRPFQGWRYLKPEDAPLDLPEGRENEEPLPIELNKALAEIGVL; encoded by the coding sequence GTGAGCAGCCACATCAACATCATCAAACTGTCTGTCGGCACCGAAAACGTCGAAGGGTTGGCCGCGTGGCAAGCCACAAAGAGGGCGCAAGCCCCCGATGGCAGCCCCCGACACGTCACCCGCATGTGGCCCAAACGCGAAGCCGAAATTTTAAACGGGGGATCCATCTATTGGGTCATCAAAGGCGTCATCCAGTGCCGTCAAAAGATTTTGCGTCTGGATGAATACATCGGGTCGGACGGTATTCGACGCTGCAGCATTGTCAGCGACCCGAAACTGATACGCACCCAAGGCAGCTTGAAACGCCCCTTTCAAGGATGGCGTTACCTGAAACCCGAAGACGCGCCTCTCGATCTGCCAGAAGGACGCGAAAACGAAGAACCACTGCCTATCGAATTGAACAAGGCTTTGGCAGAAATTGGCGTTCTATAA
- a CDS encoding Hint domain-containing protein has translation MFGWKNKANGMPQRMVEKTGAYDGGIYNATTHGLLSGTRVASNLGWRSVDAIEIGDSVLTFDHGMQQVTDIRRSTLWVDATAVPTHMWPVFVPAGALGNRVDMTVLPEQGILIESEAAVDQHGDPFAVVPANALTGVRGVKRQPPVQRLEVITLFFAAEQVIYTEGSLLCHCTRAHLSLTDMVSGLEQPYDVLSGTDASFLAECIVVEDHFAAHEFGIAC, from the coding sequence ATGTTTGGATGGAAAAACAAAGCCAACGGAATGCCACAGCGGATGGTCGAAAAGACCGGCGCATATGATGGCGGTATCTACAACGCCACAACGCACGGATTGCTGAGCGGAACACGCGTCGCCTCCAATCTTGGCTGGCGATCCGTCGATGCCATCGAAATCGGTGATTCAGTTTTGACATTTGATCATGGCATGCAACAGGTGACTGACATTCGTCGCAGCACCTTGTGGGTGGATGCAACAGCGGTTCCAACACACATGTGGCCTGTGTTCGTGCCTGCGGGCGCACTTGGGAACCGCGTTGACATGACCGTTTTGCCAGAGCAGGGCATCTTGATCGAAAGCGAAGCGGCGGTTGACCAGCACGGCGACCCATTTGCAGTTGTGCCTGCCAACGCATTGACTGGTGTGCGCGGCGTAAAGCGCCAACCCCCGGTGCAACGACTGGAAGTTATTACACTTTTCTTTGCCGCGGAACAGGTCATCTACACGGAAGGGTCATTGTTGTGCCACTGCACCCGCGCCCATCTTTCGTTGACTGACATGGTGTCAGGGCTGGAGCAGCCCTATGACGTTCTGTCTGGAACAGATGCGTCTTTTCTAGCGGAATGTATCGTCGTTGAGGACCATTTCGCCGCTCATGAATTTGGCATTGCCTGCTGA